In Halobacillus amylolyticus, the following proteins share a genomic window:
- a CDS encoding FadR/GntR family transcriptional regulator — MAYKQIKTRKIYEEVADELLNMIKKGDLKSGDKLNSVQQLAEDFSVGRSAIREALSALRAKGIVEMRQGEGTYIREFDPKVLTTSIATATVLMSEKDIRDLLEIRRILELGSVSSAVENAKESDIKAIEKALSDMHNAKGDEQLGEKADLRFHMAIAEASHNRFLIDLMDSVSETMVEAMFETRRIWLYSQQRTLEKIYQQHKQIFEAIQSKDSAKAQELMLNHLAEVEHTLLKYIPPK, encoded by the coding sequence ATGGCTTATAAACAAATCAAGACACGCAAAATATATGAAGAAGTGGCAGATGAATTATTAAATATGATCAAAAAAGGCGATTTAAAATCAGGAGATAAGCTTAATTCTGTTCAGCAGCTAGCGGAAGACTTTAGCGTAGGCAGGTCAGCTATTCGTGAAGCATTAAGTGCCTTACGAGCAAAAGGAATTGTGGAAATGCGACAGGGCGAGGGTACTTATATCCGTGAGTTTGATCCAAAAGTACTTACGACATCAATAGCAACTGCCACGGTCCTAATGAGTGAAAAAGATATCCGTGATCTATTGGAAATTAGGAGAATCCTGGAATTAGGAAGTGTCAGCTCTGCAGTAGAGAACGCCAAAGAATCGGACATTAAGGCAATTGAGAAGGCGCTTTCGGATATGCATAATGCCAAGGGGGATGAACAGCTTGGGGAGAAAGCAGACTTGCGGTTTCATATGGCTATTGCAGAAGCTTCTCACAATCGCTTTCTAATTGATTTAATGGATAGTGTGTCAGAAACGATGGTGGAAGCTATGTTTGAGACAAGACGCATCTGGCTGTATTCTCAGCAGAGGACATTAGAGAAGATTTACCAACAGCATAAACAAATTTTTGAAGCCATCCAGTCTAAAGATTCAGCGAAAGCACAAGAGTTAATGTTAAATCATTTGGCAGAGGTTGAACATACACTGCTTAAATACATTCCTCCCAAATAA